The following coding sequences are from one Streptococcus mitis window:
- a CDS encoding YihY/virulence factor BrkB family protein: MKKWWKELIDKPLVKAFLHYYQASDSELTSVAVAYYWLISIFPLLLVVVNILPYFQIPVSNFLKVVNEFLPESMYDVVAKIITEVLTQPSTGLLSFAVLSALWTFSKSMNFLQKAFNKAYGVAKNRGMIYHQLMSLFVSFGLQILFALALFLSVFGRMLLNLVKSYWKSDSPLFDYLQDLTGPLVYALIFAILVMLYYFLPNVKVRRIRSVLPGSVFVLLTLVLLLNIFSVYVNNYVNHLVDVRFFSSVVVVVMMFWFILIAKILIVGAVINASVQSLKDPSFRIN, from the coding sequence ATGAAGAAGTGGTGGAAAGAGCTGATAGACAAGCCTTTAGTAAAAGCTTTTTTACATTATTATCAAGCATCAGATAGTGAGTTGACCAGTGTCGCAGTAGCCTACTATTGGTTGATTTCGATTTTCCCCCTGCTTTTGGTGGTGGTCAATATCCTCCCTTATTTTCAGATTCCAGTTTCTAATTTTTTAAAGGTTGTCAATGAATTCTTGCCGGAAAGCATGTATGATGTGGTGGCAAAGATTATTACAGAAGTGCTGACCCAACCGTCAACAGGCTTATTGAGTTTTGCGGTTTTATCAGCCCTCTGGACCTTTTCAAAATCTATGAATTTTCTACAGAAAGCCTTTAATAAAGCTTACGGAGTAGCAAAAAATCGTGGAATGATTTACCATCAGCTTATGAGTTTGTTTGTCAGTTTTGGTTTGCAGATTCTCTTTGCTTTAGCTCTGTTTTTGAGTGTCTTTGGCCGTATGCTCCTCAACCTTGTCAAAAGCTATTGGAAATCGGATAGTCCTCTCTTTGATTATCTGCAAGACCTAACAGGCCCTTTGGTCTATGCCTTGATTTTTGCCATCCTAGTCATGCTCTACTATTTTCTACCCAATGTTAAGGTGCGAAGGATTCGCTCTGTATTGCCAGGTAGTGTCTTTGTCTTGTTGACCCTGGTCTTACTGCTCAATATCTTTTCAGTCTATGTTAACAATTATGTCAATCACCTAGTGGACGTCCGTTTTTTCAGTTCCGTCGTCGTGGTGGTCATGATGTTCTGGTTTATTCTTATCGCTAAGATTTTAATTGTCGGCGCGGTGATCAATGCCAGTGTTCAGAGTTTGAAAGATCCGAGCTTTAGAATAAATTAA